The Tenrec ecaudatus isolate mTenEca1 chromosome 7, mTenEca1.hap1, whole genome shotgun sequence genome window below encodes:
- the TTLL2 gene encoding putative tubulin polyglutamylase TTLL2, which translates to MGTKRKPAGLREDDETPKAPPKPVFRVDDTTPEVVQSVLLERGWSRFDGRSQDGDDWDLYWRTPPFPVTKHVSLQPWQQLNHHPGTSRLTRKDDLAKLLRHMQGAHGAGLYAFIPLTFILPSEYHKFVAEYSREMLRTKPGYWICKPAELSRGRGISIFRDIRDLAFDDTCVVQKYICNPLLVGHYKCDLRIYVCVTAFQPLTAYIYQEGLVRFATEKFDLRNLQSDYAHLTNSSINRSGPSYGACKDVIGRGCKWLLSRLFSYLRLRGVDDGLLWRQICRLAILTLLAAAPGIPTAANCFELLGFDVLVDDSFKPWLLEVNYSPALTLHCSTDVSLKRALIHDVIELVHGAGAHVWGWADDRASSASDQGHRDRPSKGSSPLPCWPHLQVVGRALSQGEPFAIRGKTGDTGPQTTQDCVPRESMPEQDKLPTWREVPRAKARVRSRLTQRKSSTLQSHSCRPASSPVSPSNTGSECPKPQVGNFILIFPFNEATLQASRKRLNVKGIVHELQKFMAKQECLMAESGTDTK; encoded by the exons ATGGGAACC aaaaggaAGCCTGCTGGTTTGAGGGAGGACGATGAGACCCCGAAAGCCCCCCCGAAGCCGGTGTTCCGTGTGGATGACACCACGCCTGAGGTGGTGCAGAGCGTCCTGCTGGAGCGGGGCTGGAGCCGCTTCGACGGCCGCTCGCAGGACGGGGATGACTGGGACCTCTACTGGAGGACGCCGCCCTTCCCGGTCACCAAGCACGTCAGCCTGCAGCCCTGGCAGCAGCTGAACCACCACCCAGGCACCAGCCGGCTCACGCGCAAGGACGACCTGGCCAAGCTCCTGCGGCACATGCAGGGGGCCCACGGCGCCGGCCTGTACGCCTTCATCCCGCTGACCTTCATCCTGCCCAGCGAGTACCACAAGTTTGTGGCGGAGTACTCCCGGGAGATGCTGCGCACAAAACCGGGCTACTGGATTTGCAAGCCCGCTGAGCTGTCGCGGGGCCGCGGCATCAGCATCTTCAGGGACATCCGGGACCTGGCCTTTGACGACACGTGTGTGGTGCAGAAGTACATCTGCAACCCGCTGCTGGTCGGCCACTACAAGTGCGACCTCCGCATCTACGTCTGCGTCACGGCCTTCCAGCCGCTGACCGCCTACATCTACCAGGAGGGCCTGGTGCGCTTTGCCACGGAGAAGTTCGACCTGCGGAACCTGCAGAGCGACTACGCGCACCTGACCAACAGCAGCATCAACAGGTCTGGGCCCTCCTACGGGGCCTGCAAAGATGTCATCGGCCGCGGGTGCAAGTGGCTGCTGAGCAGGCTCTTCTCCTACCTGCGCCTCCGCGGCGTCGACGACGGGCTGCTCTGGCGACAGATCTGCCGCCTGGCCATCCTCACCCTGCTGGCCGCCGCCCCGGGCATCCCCACCGCTGCCAACTGCTTCGAGCTCCTGGGCTTCGACGTGCTGGTGGACGACAGCTTCAAGCCGTGGCTCCTGGAGGTGAACTACAGCCCGGCCCTGACCCTGCACTGCTCCACCGATGTCTCCTTGAAGAGGGCACTCATCCACGACGTCATCGAGCTGGTCCACGGAGCCGGAGCCCACGTCTGGGGCTGGGCCGACGACCGTGCCTCCAGCGCGAGTGACCAGGGCCATAGGGACAGGCCCAGCAAGGGAAGCAGTCCCCTGCCCTGCTGGCCACACCTCCAGGTCGTGGGCAGAGCCTTGTCCCAGGGGGAGCCCTTTGCCATCAGGGGCAAAACCGGGGACACTGGTCCCCAAACCACACAGGACTGCGTGCCACGGGAAAGCATGCCTGAGCAGGACAAGCTCCCCACCTGGAGAGAGGTGCCCAGAGCCAAGGCCAGGGTCCGGAGCAGGCTCACCCAGCGCAAGTCCTCTACCCTGCAGTCGCACTCCTGCCGGCCGGCCAGCAGCCCAGTGTCCCCGTCCAACACCGGCAGTGAGTGCCCCAAGCCCCAAGTCGGCAATTTCATCCTCATCTTCCCCTTCAACGAGGCTACCCTCCAAGCCTCCAGGAAAAGACTCAATGTCAAGGGCATCGTGCATGAACTCCAGAAGTTTATGGCCAAGCAGGAGTGTCTGATGGCCGAGAGCGGGACGGACACAAAGTGA
- the CCR6 gene encoding C-C chemokine receptor type 6, protein MADLRFVPTASSFMSQESLNFSSTTEYEFDFTDTGLPPMDPSTSLCSLEEVRRFSRLFVPVAYGLICIFGLLGNLLVVVTFAFYKKAKSMTDVYLLNMAIADLLFGLTLPFWAANHASGQWHFSNAMCKVMKGVYAINFHCGMLLLTCVSVDRYIAIVQATRSFQLRSRTRAHSKAICLAVWLVSIIISSSTFIFNQKYKMQGLDVCEPKYHNVTDPIRWKVLVLGLQLLFGFFIPLVFMVFCYMCIIRTLVQAHNSKRHKAIRVIAAVVLVFLVCQTPHNMVLLVTAVNLGKMDRSCSHEKFIRYTQTVTEVLAFLHCCLNPVLYAFIGQKFRSYFLKVMKDVLCVRRKPQAPSFCSQAIPGSSGFGQTSETADSENMSSFTV, encoded by the exons ATGGCAGACCTACGTTTTGTGCCCACGGCGAGCTCCTTCATGAGCCAG GAATCGCTGAATTTCAGCTCCACGACAGAATATGAGTTTGATTTCACGGACACGGGCTTACCCCCGATGGACCCCAGCACCTCCCTGTGCTCCTTGGAGGAGGTCAGGAGGTTCTCCAGGCTCTTTGTGCCTGTCGCTTACGGCTTGATCTGCATCTTCGGCCTCCTGGGGAACCTCTTAGTAGTGGTCACCTTCGCCTTCTACAAGAAAGCCAAGTCCATGACCGACGTGTACCTCCTGAACATGGCCATCGCCGACCTTCTCTTCGGGCTCACACTCCCATTCTGGGCAGCGAATCACGCCAGTGGCCAGTGGCACTTCAGCAACGCCATGTGCAAGGTGATGAAGGGCGTCTACGCCATCAACTTTCACTGTGGGATGCTGCTCTTGACCTGCGTCAGCGTGGACAGGTACATCGCCATCGTCCAGGCCACCCGGTCCTTCCAGCTCCGGTCCAGAACCCGGGCGCACAGCAAGGCCATCTGCTTGGCTGTGTGGCTGGTGTCCATCATCATCTCCAGCTCCACGTTCATCTTCAATCAGAAATACAAAATGCAGGGGCTGGACGTCTGCGAGCCCAAGTACCACAATGTCACAGACCCCATCCGGTGGAAAGTGCTGGTGCTGGGCCTGCAGCTGCTCTTTGGCTTCTTCATCCCGCTGGTCTTCATGGTCTTCTGCTACATGTGCATCATCAGAACGCTCGTGCAGGCCCACAATTCCAAAAGGCACAAGGCCATCCGCGTCATCGCGGCGGTGGTCCTGGTGTTTCTGGTTTGTCAGACCCCGCACAACATGGTGCTCCTTGTGACTGCGGTCAATCTGGGCAAGATGGACCGGTCATGCAGTCATGAGAAGTTCATCAGGTACACCCAGACCGTCACCGAGGTCCTGGCCTTCCTGCACTGCTGCCTCAACCCCGTGCTCTACGCCTTCATCGGCCAGAAGTTCCGCAGCTACTTTCTCAAGGTCATGAAGGACGTGCTGTGCGTGaggaggaagccccaggctcccagCTTCTGCTCCCAGGCCATCCCAGGAAGCAGCGGCTTCGGGCAGACCagtgagacagcggacagtgAGAACATGTCCTCCTTTACCGTGTGA
- the GPR31 gene encoding 12-(S)-hydroxy-5,8,10,14-eicosatetraenoic acid receptor, with product MGPPNCSVHSLPVEMAVASVLLLEFGLGLLGNSLALWTFLCRLRVWKPYAVYLFNLVLADLLLTVCLPFHIALYLRHRAWGLGPTACRVLLFLLALSRGVGVAFLAAVALDRYLRVVHPGLRVNLLSPRGARAISGGVWLLMVVLAHQSVLIAPAAGDVTECHSPSPVQHLSFSVLWQEVLAFLQFALPFGLILFCNAGIVRALQKRLRDPEKQPKLRRARALVTTVVVLFALCFLPSCLARVVMDVTRGTQSCRVLRGVQYSLDVTNSLTYLNSVLNPLVYCFSNPTFRYSYRKAFNTLRGLQQRQAAEPRGSDLQASYS from the coding sequence ATGGGGCCCCCAAACTGCTCGGTGCACAGCCTGCCTGTGGAGATGGCGGTGGCCTCGGTGCTGCTGCTGGAGTTTGGGCTGGGGCTGCTGGGAAACTCCCTGGCCCTGTGGACCTTCCTGTGCCGCCTGAGGGTGTGGAAGCCGTACGCCGTCTACCTGTTCAACCTGGTGCTGGCCGACCTGCTGCTGACCGTCTGCCTGCCCTTCCACATCGCCCTCTACCTGCGACACCGGGCCTGGGGTCTGGGACCCACGGCTTGCCGGGTGCTGCTCTTCCTGCTGGCCCTCAGCCGCGGGGTGGGCGTTGCGTTCCTGGCTGCGGTGGCCTTGGACCGCTACCTGCGAGTGGTTCACCCTGGGCTGAGGGTCAACCTCCTCTCGCCTCGGGGGGCCCGGGCCATCTCCGGAGGCGTCTGGCTCCTGATGGTGGTGCTCGCCCACCAGAGCGTGCTGATAGCCCCGGCCGCCGGGGATGTCACCGAGTGccacagccccagccccgtgCAGCACCTGTCCTTCAGTGTCCTCTGGCAGGAGGTCTTGGCCTTCCTGCAGTTTGCCCTCCCCTTCGGACTCATCCTGTTCTGCAATGCCGGCATCGTCAGGGCCCTCCAGAAGAGACTCCGGGACCCCGAGAAGCAGCCCAAGCTGCGGAGGGCCAGGGCGCTGGTGACCACCGTGGTGGTCCTGTTCGCACTCTGCTTCCTGCCCAGCTGCTTGGCCCGGGTCGTGATGGATGTGACCCGGGgcacccagagctgcagggtGCTGAGAGGGGTCCAGTACAGTCTGGATGTCACCAACAGCCTCACCTACCTCAACAGTGTCCTCAACCCCCTGGTCTACTGCTTCTCCAACCCCACCTTCCGCTACTCCTACCGGAAGGCATTCAACACGCTCCGAGGTCTGCAGCAGCGGCAAGCAGCTGAGCCCCGGGGCTCCGACCTGCAGGCCTCCTACTCCTGA